The Methylomarinum vadi genome has a window encoding:
- a CDS encoding potassium channel family protein, translating to MRNIVVFGYNRLSVEAMKRLDTENHNVVIVDQTEERVSQATENGYSATVLDFRNDDELKSIGLGKTIDTIFCFLPDDSENVFLTLSARAIDQKLNIIAIVEDPDASEKLIAAGANKVIDPYQICGRKIHELIKKPDITNIIDQTVFGRHDLHVAEVVIPENSVLENTYSSQLKLNEKHNLVLIGIVDKELGEDLHFAISEQDHLLDAGDILVILGPSRDIRAFKKEVAHVREN from the coding sequence ATGAGGAATATCGTCGTGTTCGGTTATAACCGGTTGTCGGTGGAGGCGATGAAGCGCCTGGATACCGAGAACCACAATGTTGTCATCGTCGACCAGACCGAGGAACGCGTTTCACAGGCGACAGAAAACGGTTATAGCGCGACCGTTCTGGATTTTCGCAATGATGACGAGTTGAAGTCCATTGGCTTGGGCAAGACCATCGATACCATCTTCTGCTTTTTGCCGGATGATTCGGAAAACGTATTCCTGACCCTTTCCGCACGGGCCATCGATCAGAAGCTGAACATCATCGCCATCGTCGAAGACCCGGATGCTTCGGAGAAACTGATCGCGGCCGGCGCGAACAAAGTCATCGATCCTTATCAGATTTGCGGGCGCAAGATTCATGAGCTGATCAAAAAGCCGGATATCACCAATATCATTGACCAAACGGTGTTCGGCCGGCATGATTTGCATGTCGCCGAAGTCGTGATTCCGGAAAACAGCGTATTGGAAAACACTTACAGCAGCCAATTAAAATTGAATGAAAAGCATAATTTGGTTCTAATTGGTATCGTTGACAAGGAACTGGGTGAAGATCTACATTTTGCGATCAGTGAACAGGATCATCTGCTGGACGCCGGTGACATACTTGTCATATTAGGCCCTTCACGGGATATCAGAGCTTTCAAAAAAGAAGTTGCCCATGTTAGAGAAAATTAA
- a CDS encoding SDR family oxidoreductase, producing the protein MHAITRTVLVTGASSGIGQAVARRLLAEGHHVIGTARDCGSFVKRHPRFGCYALDLAKPETIAPLARQLQQDFPELDTVVFCAGYGQFGSLEQFSYRQIEELMMVNFTAQAMLTRALLPKLKHLPRCNLVYIGSEAALLGRRQGSIYCASKFALRGFTQALRDECGTSCVRVTLINPGMVQTPFFDKLSFRPGEESGQFLQADDVADAVSYVLQAGEHMVVEEINLNPVNKVVRFKGKNGADKNKD; encoded by the coding sequence ATGCACGCTATAACGCGAACCGTTTTGGTCACCGGCGCCAGTTCCGGCATCGGCCAGGCGGTTGCCAGAAGACTGTTGGCCGAAGGACACCATGTGATCGGCACGGCCCGCGATTGCGGTTCTTTTGTTAAACGGCATCCTCGTTTTGGTTGTTATGCGTTGGATCTGGCCAAGCCGGAAACCATTGCGCCGCTGGCGCGGCAACTTCAGCAAGATTTTCCAGAACTGGATACGGTGGTTTTTTGCGCCGGCTACGGTCAGTTCGGCTCGTTGGAACAGTTTTCCTACCGCCAGATCGAAGAACTGATGATGGTCAATTTCACCGCCCAGGCCATGTTGACCAGGGCCTTGCTGCCGAAACTGAAACACCTGCCGCGTTGCAACCTGGTTTACATCGGCTCGGAGGCCGCCTTGCTAGGCCGCCGCCAAGGGAGTATTTACTGCGCCAGCAAATTCGCCCTGCGCGGTTTTACCCAGGCCTTGCGCGACGAATGCGGCACCAGTTGTGTCAGGGTAACGCTGATCAACCCGGGCATGGTGCAAACGCCTTTTTTCGACAAACTGTCCTTTAGGCCGGGGGAAGAGTCAGGCCAGTTCCTCCAGGCCGACGATGTCGCGGATGCCGTCTCCTATGTTTTGCAGGCCGGCGAACACATGGTGGTGGAGGAAATCAATCTGAACCCGGTCAATAAGGTGGTCAGGTTTAAGGGTAAAAACGGAGCCGACAAGAACAAGGATTAA
- a CDS encoding disulfide bond formation protein B: MLEKIKLNPRTWFFIGFFSCFSMLLVGAYFQLVKQLEPCPLCISQRIAIFATGIVFLAASIHNPRALGRKIYAILGALVALTGAGISTRHVWLQNLPPDEVPECGPGLDYVFEHFPLSETIKLMLNGTGECADVLWTFLGLSIPGWTLVAFLMLATISILQYWNNNTLIARGLDDE, encoded by the coding sequence ATGTTAGAGAAAATTAAATTAAATCCGCGCACCTGGTTTTTTATCGGTTTTTTCAGTTGTTTCTCCATGTTGCTGGTAGGAGCCTATTTTCAATTGGTCAAGCAATTGGAACCCTGTCCGCTCTGCATTTCGCAACGCATCGCGATTTTCGCGACCGGCATCGTGTTTTTGGCCGCCTCGATTCACAACCCTCGCGCCTTGGGGCGCAAAATTTACGCGATTCTTGGCGCGCTCGTCGCCTTGACCGGCGCGGGGATTTCGACCCGCCACGTCTGGTTGCAGAACCTGCCGCCGGACGAGGTTCCGGAATGCGGCCCCGGACTGGATTATGTCTTCGAACACTTTCCGCTATCGGAAACCATCAAGCTAATGCTGAACGGCACCGGCGAATGCGCCGATGTGCTGTGGACCTTTCTGGGCCTGAGCATCCCCGGTTGGACTCTGGTGGCCTTTTTGATGCTGGCCACGATCAGCATACTGCAATACTGGAACAATAACACCTTGATTGCCCGGGGGCTCGACGATGAATAA
- a CDS encoding class I SAM-dependent methyltransferase: protein MNKKIVSFCAALLCLSAGPLRAANSLHSIISGEQRSAENQARDRYRHPEETLAFFDVQEDMTVVEIWPGAGWYTEILAPYLRDKGLLYAAHFSPASTVPYFQKSVKAFKGKIAADPDAYGKLRLTVLQPPKQVEIAPAGSADRVLTFRNVHNWMRTGQAETVFKAMFKALKPGGILGVVEHRNPTYIKQDPQAQSGYVREDYVIGLAEKAGFKLLDKSEINANPKDTGKHPKGVWSLPPSLREGKNNRDEYLAIGESDRMTLKFGKPEE from the coding sequence ATGAATAAAAAGATAGTGTCATTCTGCGCCGCTTTACTGTGTTTATCCGCCGGACCTTTGCGAGCCGCCAATTCGCTGCATAGCATTATTTCCGGCGAACAGCGTAGCGCCGAAAACCAGGCCCGCGACCGTTATCGCCACCCCGAGGAAACGCTGGCGTTTTTCGACGTGCAGGAAGACATGACCGTGGTCGAAATCTGGCCCGGCGCCGGCTGGTACACGGAAATCCTGGCGCCGTACTTGAGGGACAAAGGCTTGTTGTATGCGGCGCACTTCTCACCCGCTTCGACCGTGCCCTATTTCCAAAAAAGTGTGAAAGCATTCAAGGGCAAGATCGCCGCCGATCCCGATGCGTACGGCAAACTCCGGCTCACGGTGCTGCAACCGCCAAAACAAGTCGAGATCGCCCCGGCCGGCAGCGCCGATCGCGTGCTGACTTTCCGTAACGTGCACAATTGGATGCGCACCGGCCAGGCGGAAACGGTGTTCAAGGCGATGTTCAAGGCCTTGAAGCCCGGCGGCATATTGGGCGTGGTCGAACACCGCAATCCGACCTATATCAAACAGGATCCGCAGGCCCAATCAGGTTATGTGCGGGAAGATTATGTGATCGGCCTGGCGGAGAAGGCCGGTTTCAAACTGTTGGACAAGAGCGAAATCAATGCCAACCCGAAGGATACCGGGAAACACCCGAAAGGGGTCTGGTCGCTGCCGCCGTCGTTGCGGGAAGGAAAAAACAACCGGGACGAGTATCTGGCCATCGGCGAAAGCGACCGGATGACGCTTAAATTCGGCAAACCCGAGGAATAA
- a CDS encoding YchJ family protein: protein MPDSSLCLCGSLLESDRCCALFHSGAKSAATAEQLMRSRFTAYAQHNEAYLLATWDSNKRPDTIDFSKEDNVEWTRLEIVGKKKGGEKDSKGIVEFKAYYLMDGEEYAMHEISRFVKKEGKWLYLDGMVKSVGKVSQQVNQGKNAPCPCGSGKKFKRCCGKA from the coding sequence ATGCCTGATAGTAGTTTATGTCTTTGCGGATCACTGCTCGAAAGCGACCGCTGTTGCGCGCTGTTCCATTCCGGAGCCAAATCGGCGGCGACCGCCGAACAGCTGATGCGTTCCCGCTTTACTGCCTATGCTCAACATAACGAAGCGTATTTGCTGGCGACCTGGGACAGTAACAAACGGCCGGACACTATTGATTTTTCCAAGGAGGATAACGTCGAATGGACACGCCTGGAAATCGTCGGCAAGAAAAAAGGCGGTGAAAAAGACAGCAAGGGAATCGTCGAATTCAAAGCCTACTATCTGATGGACGGCGAAGAATACGCGATGCACGAAATCAGCCGCTTCGTCAAAAAAGAGGGGAAATGGCTCTATCTGGACGGCATGGTCAAATCGGTCGGCAAAGTCAGTCAACAAGTCAATCAAGGCAAAAACGCCCCCTGTCCTTGCGGCAGCGGCAAAAAATTCAAACGCTGCTGCGGCAAAGCATAG
- a CDS encoding SPL family radical SAM protein, which yields MIESIYIERGIRDHPRVERICRRFPRARKISCERYGEVFNPKAQNFRLQKQRPALILARKFRHFALPAPAGYGIGARHNYYFSHMLNCLYDCRYCFLQGMYQSANYVLFVNYEDYQADIRRISKEHGDEAVHFFSGYDCDSLAFEPVTGFAEHFLPMFESLPNAWLELRTKSTQVRSLLSRPSFPRCVVAFSLAPEQIAEKVELKAPPIHSRLEAMRKLQEKGWSLGLRFDPLIYQHGYLKQFQELFEQVFAMLKPEALHSVSLGVFRLPESYFKKIHKLYPEEKLFASPLQTQQGMTSYRQDLEQEMTQRCTEMLLRYIPTEKFFPCTL from the coding sequence ATGATAGAAAGCATTTACATAGAGCGGGGCATTCGCGACCATCCCCGGGTCGAACGGATTTGCCGGCGTTTTCCGCGGGCCCGAAAAATCAGCTGCGAGCGCTATGGCGAGGTCTTTAATCCGAAGGCGCAGAATTTCCGCCTGCAAAAACAGCGCCCGGCGTTGATTCTGGCGCGGAAATTCCGCCATTTCGCCTTGCCGGCGCCGGCCGGTTACGGCATCGGCGCCCGGCATAATTATTATTTCTCCCACATGCTGAATTGCCTGTACGACTGCCGCTATTGTTTTCTCCAAGGCATGTATCAGTCGGCAAATTATGTGTTGTTCGTCAATTACGAGGATTATCAAGCCGATATCCGCCGCATTAGCAAGGAACACGGGGATGAGGCGGTGCATTTTTTCTCCGGCTACGATTGTGACAGTCTGGCCTTTGAACCGGTCACCGGATTCGCCGAGCATTTTTTGCCGATGTTCGAAAGCCTGCCCAATGCCTGGCTGGAGTTACGCACCAAGAGCACCCAGGTCAGAAGTCTGTTGAGCAGGCCGTCTTTCCCCCGCTGTGTGGTTGCCTTCAGTCTGGCGCCGGAACAGATCGCCGAGAAGGTCGAATTGAAGGCTCCTCCCATCCACAGCCGACTGGAAGCCATGCGTAAATTGCAGGAAAAAGGCTGGTCGCTGGGATTGCGCTTCGATCCGTTGATCTATCAGCATGGCTACCTTAAACAATTTCAGGAATTATTCGAGCAGGTGTTCGCGATGCTGAAGCCGGAAGCCTTGCATTCGGTCAGTCTGGGGGTATTTCGCTTGCCGGAGAGCTATTTCAAGAAGATCCACAAGCTTTATCCAGAGGAAAAATTGTTTGCCAGTCCGTTACAAACCCAACAGGGAATGACCTCCTATCGCCAGGATTTAGAGCAGGAAATGACGCAACGCTGCACGGAGATGTTGTTGCGGTATATTCCGACGGAGAAATTTTTTCCATGCACGCTATAA
- the nhaD gene encoding sodium:proton antiporter NhaD — protein MLTIISKLPVLILFLLFPITVLGVEDGSERLDLTRHLSGYMALGIFSIAYILVFYEEKLHLHKSKPVMVAAGIIWTLIAFIYVDAGLSNVANQAVKHYFMEYAELFFFLMVAMTYISAMIERGVFEALRYKLVAKNLSFRQIFWLTGVITFFISPVADNLTAALIMCTVVLTVGASKPEFTAISCVNIVVAANAGGAFSPFGDITTLMVWQKDILEFATFFKLFVPAVLNFAVPAALMHFCLPKDQPLPPDDEDTSVIKHGGIVIILLFLATIATSILFHQYLHLPAALGMLMGLGYLKMFGYYLRMKFRQEKSSFDMIPGSEPTGSAFDVFSHIAKSEWDTLFFFYGVIMSVGGLGFMGYLSNASEFMYGQLGATTANILVGILSAIVDNIPIMFAVLTMSPNMSETQWLLVTLTTGVGGSLLSIGSAAGVALMGQARGVYSFLVHLKWAPAIALGYFVSIYAHLLMN, from the coding sequence ATGCTGACAATAATCTCGAAACTGCCCGTGCTGATTTTATTCTTGCTGTTTCCCATCACGGTGCTGGGTGTGGAGGACGGCTCCGAGCGGCTGGATCTAACCCGCCATCTTTCCGGTTATATGGCGCTTGGCATTTTTTCGATCGCCTATATTCTGGTTTTTTATGAGGAAAAATTGCATCTGCACAAGTCCAAACCGGTAATGGTCGCCGCAGGGATCATCTGGACCTTGATTGCATTTATTTACGTCGATGCCGGCCTAAGCAATGTCGCCAACCAGGCGGTGAAACATTACTTTATGGAATACGCGGAATTATTTTTTTTCCTGATGGTGGCAATGACTTACATCAGCGCCATGATAGAGCGCGGAGTTTTCGAGGCGCTGCGTTATAAATTAGTTGCAAAAAATCTCAGTTTCCGACAAATTTTTTGGCTGACGGGAGTCATCACTTTTTTTATCTCTCCCGTGGCGGATAATTTGACCGCTGCGTTGATCATGTGCACCGTGGTGTTGACGGTCGGCGCCTCGAAACCGGAATTCACCGCGATCTCCTGCGTCAACATCGTCGTTGCCGCCAATGCGGGCGGCGCCTTCAGCCCCTTTGGCGATATCACGACGCTGATGGTTTGGCAAAAAGACATTTTGGAGTTCGCAACCTTCTTCAAATTGTTCGTCCCTGCGGTGTTGAATTTTGCGGTACCGGCCGCCTTAATGCATTTTTGTTTGCCAAAGGATCAACCGCTGCCGCCGGACGATGAAGACACGTCGGTCATTAAACACGGAGGCATCGTTATCATCCTGTTGTTCCTTGCAACAATCGCGACGTCGATCTTATTCCATCAATACCTGCACCTGCCCGCCGCATTAGGCATGTTAATGGGCTTAGGTTATCTGAAGATGTTCGGTTATTACCTGCGCATGAAATTCAGGCAAGAAAAATCCTCGTTCGACATGATCCCGGGCTCGGAACCGACCGGCAGCGCTTTCGACGTTTTCAGCCATATCGCCAAATCGGAATGGGATACGCTGTTCTTCTTCTACGGAGTGATCATGTCGGTCGGCGGCCTAGGCTTCATGGGTTATTTGAGTAACGCCTCCGAATTCATGTACGGCCAGCTGGGGGCGACGACGGCTAATATCCTGGTCGGTATCTTATCGGCCATCGTCGATAACATTCCCATCATGTTTGCCGTCTTGACCATGTCCCCGAACATGTCTGAAACGCAATGGCTGCTGGTCACGTTGACGACCGGGGTCGGTGGCAGTCTACTGTCGATAGGCTCGGCAGCCGGCGTGGCGCTGATGGGGCAGGCAAGAGGCGTTTATTCATTTTTGGTCCATTTGAAATGGGCTCCCGCCATCGCGTTGGGCTACTTCGTCAGCATTTATGCACACTTATTAATGAATTGA
- a CDS encoding peptidoglycan DD-metalloendopeptidase family protein — translation MKYIFFILLSLTMPVSAKKLYKYQDENGHWHYTDQKPGEGQEYESRQLKSEPKRHVWLEKSGTRDKPEFTIRNTYYGPIEVEISFTERQNARAEPELPHRFVVEPGASDTLFSVTGASRFESWRFTLQYRYTLGDPAAKHRADTVYLPPVEPGKRFRITQAFGGDFSHHDEQNHYAVDIDMPIDTPVHAARAGVVMDVENDYFKNGTERAYKSRANSIRILHVDGSMAVYAHLALEKAQVYPGMRVEAGQLIGYSGNTGFSTGPHLHFAVQVNRGMQLSSVPFKFANDNGAPSEPRAGMWLSGLTTELSR, via the coding sequence ATGAAATACATATTCTTTATTTTGTTGTCGTTGACAATGCCTGTATCGGCCAAGAAACTTTATAAATATCAGGACGAAAATGGCCATTGGCATTACACCGACCAAAAGCCGGGAGAGGGCCAGGAATACGAAAGCAGACAGTTGAAATCGGAACCGAAACGGCATGTCTGGCTGGAGAAAAGCGGGACGAGGGACAAGCCGGAGTTTACGATTCGCAATACCTATTATGGCCCAATCGAAGTCGAAATCAGTTTTACCGAACGCCAGAATGCCAGGGCCGAACCTGAGCTGCCCCACCGTTTCGTCGTCGAACCTGGCGCCTCGGACACGTTGTTCAGCGTTACCGGCGCCAGTCGGTTCGAATCCTGGCGCTTTACCTTGCAATATCGTTATACCCTTGGCGATCCTGCCGCCAAACATCGCGCCGATACGGTCTATTTACCGCCGGTTGAACCCGGTAAACGTTTCCGGATCACGCAGGCCTTTGGCGGGGATTTCAGCCACCATGACGAGCAGAACCATTATGCGGTGGATATCGATATGCCTATCGATACGCCGGTTCATGCCGCTCGCGCCGGCGTGGTCATGGATGTTGAAAACGATTATTTCAAGAACGGGACGGAAAGGGCCTATAAAAGCCGGGCCAACAGTATTCGTATACTTCATGTGGATGGGTCGATGGCGGTCTATGCCCATTTGGCCCTGGAAAAAGCCCAGGTTTATCCGGGCATGCGGGTCGAAGCGGGGCAATTGATCGGTTATTCCGGCAATACCGGATTTTCCACCGGTCCGCATCTGCATTTTGCGGTTCAGGTCAATCGGGGGATGCAACTGAGCTCGGTGCCGTTTAAGTTTGCCAACGATAATGGCGCGCCCTCCGAACCGCGAGCGGGGATGTGGCTATCAGGGTTAACAACCGAGCTCAGTCGTTAA
- a CDS encoding PP2C family protein-serine/threonine phosphatase, whose protein sequence is MPWKFGQALNIGKRNEQQDRIGIFHNGNNKHLLVVADGMGGIPDGDKAAQIVVDTAEISFKQNKSNDPESLLEEICLQSHEEINRLKTNGDVTPGTTCVLLYIKGRQAYWAHVGDSRLYHYRQDRLINQTLDHSLLQIMIAQGLIEGNSKEANFIQNKLVKRLGGLKEPEPDLHACTLEKGDLFLLCSDGFWQSVETDSVPEILRQHPLDQDGPEWLVDIALRNGGQNCDNIGVTLAQWEQDKSILSQFWPF, encoded by the coding sequence ATGCCCTGGAAATTTGGACAAGCACTGAATATAGGAAAAAGGAATGAGCAACAGGACCGTATAGGTATCTTCCATAATGGCAACAATAAACATTTACTGGTTGTTGCCGACGGCATGGGCGGAATACCGGATGGTGATAAGGCCGCGCAAATCGTCGTCGATACTGCTGAAATAAGCTTCAAACAAAACAAATCAAACGACCCGGAATCTTTGCTTGAAGAGATATGCCTGCAATCCCATGAAGAAATTAATCGACTGAAAACCAATGGCGATGTGACGCCCGGAACAACCTGCGTGTTGCTCTATATAAAGGGGCGACAAGCGTATTGGGCGCATGTCGGAGATTCGCGCTTGTATCATTACCGACAAGACCGTTTGATCAATCAAACATTGGACCATTCATTATTACAAATCATGATCGCTCAAGGCTTGATTGAAGGGAATAGCAAGGAGGCTAATTTTATTCAAAATAAACTCGTTAAGCGCCTCGGAGGCCTCAAGGAGCCGGAACCCGACCTTCATGCGTGCACGTTGGAAAAAGGGGATCTATTTTTGCTATGCAGCGATGGCTTTTGGCAATCCGTCGAAACCGATAGCGTACCGGAGATACTTCGACAGCATCCTCTCGATCAGGACGGTCCCGAATGGCTCGTCGACATCGCGTTACGGAATGGCGGCCAGAATTGCGACAATATTGGCGTTACCTTGGCGCAATGGGAACAGGATAAATCGATTCTTTCCCAGTTCTGGCCTTTTTAA
- a CDS encoding FHA domain-containing protein: MDNVGVSGNHAEIIKNGDNYTIYDLNSTNSVYVNVERVSDKALKLGDEIGIFKHKLKFIDADLPASFEKAATKSRIEIW, translated from the coding sequence ATCGATAACGTAGGCGTATCAGGGAATCATGCCGAAATTATCAAAAACGGGGACAACTACACCATTTACGATTTAAATAGCACGAATAGCGTTTATGTAAATGTCGAACGGGTTTCGGACAAGGCACTCAAACTCGGGGATGAAATCGGGATTTTCAAACATAAATTGAAATTCATTGACGCCGATTTACCCGCTTCATTCGAAAAAGCGGCCACTAAATCCCGGATTGAAATTTGGTAA
- a CDS encoding DUF5765 domain-containing protein: MCFSANMSLGLGLAGLAASGVTYLDKSEPLWVRVARAYAIFHFSLMEFIQYFAYPVADQCGYGTNLFLSEISTYHISLQALAIMPALATYSSDKMALKKAFMIGVGLSGSFLVFNFLPTSWQLFGIEPNFIGDMVACLFMGKYHIGYNIPSAFGLLVTWGSLFGLAFSGFLWKDNWEMASYHFVMAMLTLFMPQWLFGVSTGEAAAMYCFYSIPITASFMPQFKKIFTARPQEEAGELAYKSNE; this comes from the coding sequence ATGTGTTTCAGCGCTAACATGTCTCTCGGCCTAGGGTTGGCCGGACTCGCCGCCTCGGGCGTCACTTATCTGGATAAAAGCGAACCGCTGTGGGTGCGGGTAGCCCGCGCCTATGCGATTTTTCATTTTTCCCTGATGGAGTTCATCCAGTATTTCGCCTATCCGGTGGCCGATCAATGCGGCTACGGAACCAATTTATTCCTCAGTGAAATATCGACCTATCATATCAGTCTGCAGGCATTGGCCATCATGCCGGCATTGGCGACCTACTCGTCCGATAAAATGGCCCTGAAGAAAGCCTTCATGATCGGCGTTGGCCTGAGCGGATCGTTCCTCGTGTTCAATTTCCTGCCGACCAGCTGGCAGTTGTTCGGCATCGAGCCCAATTTCATCGGCGACATGGTGGCTTGTTTGTTCATGGGTAAATATCACATCGGTTACAACATACCCAGCGCCTTCGGATTGCTGGTCACCTGGGGTTCTCTGTTCGGTCTCGCGTTCAGCGGGTTTCTCTGGAAAGACAATTGGGAAATGGCCTCCTACCATTTCGTCATGGCCATGCTGACCCTGTTCATGCCGCAATGGCTATTCGGCGTCAGTACCGGCGAGGCGGCAGCGATGTATTGTTTTTATTCCATTCCGATCACAGCCAGCTTCATGCCGCAGTTCAAGAAAATTTTCACGGCCCGGCCGCAAGAGGAAGCAGGTGAGTTAGCGTATAAAAGCAACGAATGA
- the hemG gene encoding menaquinone-dependent protoporphyrinogen IX dehydrogenase: MANILILYSTTDGHTREICRRLKQVIEGNGHRVSLHAIDSTPANLAQFDKIVLGASIRYGKHAKQVYRFIEKNRKLLDDKPNAFFSVNAVARKAAKNQPETNPYLRKFLKQIAWQPRNLAVFAGKIDYPRYRPLDRLVIRLIMWLTKGPTDPNAAVEFTDWKRVETFAKVISEM, from the coding sequence ATGGCAAATATATTGATCCTATACTCGACGACCGACGGACATACCCGGGAAATCTGCCGGCGGCTCAAACAAGTGATCGAAGGCAACGGACATCGGGTGAGTTTGCATGCCATCGACAGCACGCCTGCAAATCTCGCCCAGTTCGACAAAATAGTGCTCGGCGCGAGTATTCGTTATGGCAAGCATGCCAAGCAGGTTTATCGCTTCATCGAAAAAAATCGCAAACTGTTGGATGACAAGCCGAACGCTTTTTTCTCGGTCAATGCCGTGGCGCGCAAAGCGGCCAAGAACCAACCGGAAACGAACCCCTATCTGCGTAAATTCCTCAAGCAGATCGCCTGGCAGCCTAGAAATTTAGCGGTATTTGCCGGCAAGATCGATTATCCCCGCTATCGGCCGCTGGACCGGCTGGTGATACGATTGATTATGTGGCTGACCAAGGGGCCCACGGATCCCAACGCGGCGGTCGAATTCACCGATTGGAAGCGGGTCGAGACGTTCGCAAAAGTGATAAGCGAGATGTAA
- a CDS encoding potassium channel protein has product MLSRFIVYCAYYLNGSNRYGRYKRFLYELMESPDSQLRKHFDIFMICLVMLSVFVLVYHVEHEIGRFGEYLEHFVVAIFITEYLLRLWLYSDSHRIIIEQYERAQFLKVRFNLYGAVKQILAKKLEYMLSPFAIIDLLAILPSYRPLRILRIFLIFRLFKLFRYSNSIKVFGEVLANKRFELITLMIFIGFLLFISSVGIYLFEHDAAGGQVDDLADALYWSIVTLSTVGYGDITPQTVGGRLVAVMLILTGLGVLAFFTSIFVAAFSERMPKLRENRTYAELERYKKFIIICGFGRVGQEIARQLANDKQKFIVIDRNETKINAAKQLGFLVSHGDVTKNDVLIRAGINRGATAVLCVTGNDVTNVYVTLSGRYLNPSIQIISRANRHDNVNKLYQAGADNVIEPFEIAGLLAAQYIGQPVAFEVISGILQEQKHIQMETIIVVEGSMLDKAQVGDIDLTRYKLTLIGVISTNPIHLKHKNIYPLKQQHFYFNPEAHFILRPHDILMVLGREYSISHFRDQIEQSGLLSGQKI; this is encoded by the coding sequence ATGCTTTCCAGATTCATTGTGTATTGCGCTTATTATTTGAATGGGTCCAACCGCTACGGCCGTTATAAGCGCTTTCTTTATGAATTGATGGAAAGCCCGGACAGTCAGCTGCGCAAGCATTTCGACATTTTCATGATCTGCCTGGTCATGCTGAGCGTGTTCGTATTGGTTTACCACGTCGAGCACGAAATCGGGCGGTTCGGAGAATATCTGGAACATTTCGTCGTGGCGATATTCATCACGGAATATCTGCTCAGGCTTTGGTTGTATTCGGATTCCCATCGCATCATTATCGAACAGTACGAAAGAGCCCAGTTTCTCAAAGTCCGCTTCAATTTATACGGTGCCGTAAAGCAAATACTGGCGAAAAAGCTGGAATATATGTTATCGCCCTTCGCCATTATCGACTTGCTGGCGATACTGCCCAGTTACCGGCCGTTGCGAATCTTGCGGATATTTCTGATTTTCCGCCTCTTCAAGTTGTTCCGCTATTCCAACAGTATCAAGGTGTTTGGCGAAGTCCTGGCGAACAAACGCTTCGAACTGATTACGCTGATGATATTCATCGGCTTTCTATTATTTATATCCAGTGTCGGTATTTATCTGTTCGAACACGATGCCGCAGGCGGCCAGGTCGACGACTTGGCCGATGCGCTGTACTGGTCGATCGTCACGCTGTCCACCGTCGGTTACGGCGATATTACCCCGCAGACCGTCGGCGGTCGTCTGGTAGCGGTCATGTTGATCCTGACGGGGTTGGGAGTCTTGGCGTTTTTTACCTCCATCTTCGTCGCGGCGTTTAGCGAAAGAATGCCCAAGCTAAGAGAAAACCGGACCTATGCCGAGCTCGAACGCTATAAGAAATTCATCATCATTTGCGGCTTCGGCCGGGTGGGCCAGGAGATCGCCCGGCAATTGGCGAACGACAAACAAAAATTCATCGTCATCGATCGCAACGAGACCAAGATCAATGCCGCCAAGCAATTGGGCTTTTTGGTCAGCCACGGCGATGTCACCAAGAACGATGTGCTGATCAGGGCCGGGATCAATCGCGGCGCGACGGCCGTGCTGTGCGTCACCGGCAACGACGTCACCAATGTTTATGTCACGCTGAGCGGTCGTTATTTGAACCCGTCCATTCAGATCATTTCCCGCGCCAACCGCCACGACAATGTCAATAAGTTGTATCAGGCCGGCGCCGACAACGTGATCGAGCCGTTCGAGATCGCCGGTTTGCTGGCCGCCCAATACATCGGCCAACCGGTCGCCTTTGAGGTAATTTCGGGGATTTTGCAGGAACAGAAACATATTCAGATGGAAACCATCATCGTCGTCGAAGGTTCCATGCTCGACAAGGCCCAGGTCGGAGATATCGATTTGACCCGTTACAAACTGACGCTGATCGGAGTGATCAGCACCAACCCGATCCATCTAAAACATAAGAATATTTATCCGCTTAAGCAGCAGCATTTTTATTTCAACCCGGAGGCGCATTTCATCTTGCGGCCGCATGACATTTTGATGGTGTTGGGAAGGGAATACAGCATAAGCCATTTTCGCGACCAGATCGAGCAAAGCGGCCTATTGAGCGGACAAAAAATATGA